GGCTTTGTTGTCTCGGAGCATTTCAAGGACGCTGTCTTCATGAGAGCGAGTACGAATAGTCATTTTTGCTGCACCTTATAGGATTTCCAGAGAGCCTTGGCTTGCTCGATGTCGTTCTGCTGCCTGGCCTTTGAGCCACCGCCCAACAGGAAAACAATTTTTCGGTCCTGGAGTGCGTAATACACGCGAAACCCAGGGCCAAAGTCGAGCTTCATTTCAAAGACCCCATCACCCACCGGCTCGGTTATTCCGAAGTAACCAAGTGACGCTCGGTCCACTCGGGTGGTGATTCTTGCTTTAGAACGATTGTCTTGAACGGTGTCTAGCCAGGCTTGGTAGATATCCACGCCATTGGCGGACAGCACGTGTTTCACTTCGTACATAAGGAATGTACCTTGAAAGAGACATGTCGATGATTGAGTTTCTATATCGACTGCGATCGCCGTGCGCGGGCACGTTTGATAGAGCGAACCAAGCCGGCCAAGGATTTCTTAATCGCATCGTTAAGGTAGGCACCGCC
This region of Pseudomonas asgharzadehiana genomic DNA includes:
- a CDS encoding type II toxin-antitoxin system RelE/ParE family toxin; translated protein: MYEVKHVLSANGVDIYQAWLDTVQDNRSKARITTRVDRASLGYFGITEPVGDGVFEMKLDFGPGFRVYYALQDRKIVFLLGGGSKARQQNDIEQAKALWKSYKVQQK